The Henckelia pumila isolate YLH828 chromosome 2, ASM3356847v2, whole genome shotgun sequence genome includes a window with the following:
- the LOC140882420 gene encoding ABC transporter G family member 6-like, whose amino-acid sequence MSRVAASAENELVQETMAFYSRSGEIPRAAASPTLGQLLKRVGDVRKEVTGDETPVHQVVQMSNMEPRSLPFLLTFSNLTYSVKVSRKFSLLRREAGGTKTLLNNISGEARDGEIMAVMGASGSGKSTLIDALANRMAKGSLKGSVTLNGEVLESRMLKVISAYVMQDDLLFPMLTVEETLTFAAEFRLPRNLSKSKKKLRVQNLIDQLGLRNAAKTVIGDEGHRGVSGGERRRVSIGIDIIHDPILLFLDEPTSGLDSTSAFMVVKVLQRIAQSGSVVIMSIHQPSYRILGLLDKMIFLSRGQTVYSGSPSNLPLFFSDFGHPIPDNDNRTEFALDLIRELEGSPGGTNSLVDFNRSWQRSSSRNAHNDQDYPNINNLSLKEAISASISRGKLVSGAGSNDSTTRGNNNNVPTSMLSPFANPFWMELAVLSKRSFTNSTRLPELFMVRLCAVVVTGFILATMFWRLDNSPKGVQERLGFFAFAMSTTFYTCADALPVFLQERYIFMRETAYNAYRRSSYVLSHSLVSLPSLLFLSLAFASITFWAVGLGGGFLFYLSIIFASFWAGSSFVTFLSGVVPHVMLGYTIVVAILAYFLLFSGFFINRDRIPPYWIWFHYLSLVKYPYEGVLQNEFGDDKVKCFVRGIQIFDGTPLGTLPDSLKVKLLDSLSGTLKMKISTGTCFTTGADILQQQGVNDLSKWDCLWVTVAWGFFFRVLFYFSLLVGSKNKRR is encoded by the coding sequence ATGTCGAGAGTTGCAGCCTCAGCAGAGAATGAGTTGGTTCAAGAAACCATGGCATTCTACAGCCGCTCGGGGGAGATTCCACGCGCCGCCGCCTCCCCGACGCTGGGACAGCTTCTGAAGCGCGTCGGCGACGTGAGGAAGGAGGTCACGGGGGACGAAACGCCGGTGCATCAGGTCGTGCAAATGAGCAACATGGAGCCTCGTTCCCTTCCATTTCTGCTCACCTTCAGTAATCTCACTTACAGTGTAAAAGTCAGCCGGAAGTTCTCCCTCCTCCGCCGCGAGGCCGGCGGGACGAAAACCCTTCTGAACAACATCTCCGGCGAGGCTCGCGACGGCGAGATCATGGCGGTGATGGGCGCTTCTGGCTCCGGGAAATCGACCCTCATCGACGCTCTGGCCAATCGCATGGCAAAGGGAAGTTTGAAAGGCTCCGTCACGCTCAACGGCGAAGTATTAGAATCAAGAATGCTGAAAGTGATATCCGCGTACGTAATGCAAGACGATCTCTTGTTTCCCATGCTCACCGTCGAAGAAACGCTCACGTTCGCTGCGGAGTTCAGGTTGCCAAGAAACCTCTCCAAATCCAAGAAGAAACTCCGAGTCCAGAATTTGATCGACCAGCTCGGGCTAAGAAACGCCGCCAAGACCGTCATCGGAGATGAGGGCCACCGCGGAGTCTCCGGCGGAGAGCGGCGGCGGGTTTCTATCGGGATTGACATTATCCACGACCCCATATTGTTGTTTCTTGATGAGCCCACTTCCGGATTGGATTCCACCAGCGCTTTCATGGTTGTCAAAGTACTGCAGAGAATTGCACAGAGCGGGAGCGTAGTGATCATGTCCATACACCAGCCCAGCTATCGTATTCTTGGATTATTAGACAAAATGATCTTTTTGTCACGGGGCCAGACCGTCTACAGTGGCTCTCCCTCCAATTTGCCACTCTTTTTCTCCGACTTTGGCCACCCCATACCAGACAACGATAATCGAACCGAGTTCGCACTCGATCTCATCCGTGAACTCGAAGGATCACCAGGTGGAACAAACTCCCTCGTCGACTTCAACAGATCTTGGCAAAGATCATCATCAAGAAATGCTCATAATGATCAAGATTACCCCAATATTAATAATCTCTCACTCAAAGAAGCAATCAGTGCCAGTATTTCCAGAGGGAAGCTAGTCTCCGGAGCAGGCTCCAACGACAGTACTACAAGAGGAAACAACAACAACGTCCCCACGTCGATGCTATCCCCATTCGCGAACCCGTTCTGGATGGAGCTGGCTGTACTCTCCAAAAGATCATTCACAAACTCAACAAGACTCCCCGAGCTCTTCATGGTCCGCCTCTGCGCCGTGGTGGTGACAGGATTCATCCTCGCCACCATGTTCTGGAGACTCGACAACTCCCCAAAAGGCGTCCAAGAGAGACTCGGATTCTTCGCATTCGCCATGTCCACTACTTTCTACACCTGCGCCGATGCTCTCCCCGTTTTCCTCCAAGAAAGGTACATCTTCATGCGGGAAACAGCCTACAATGCTTACAGGAGATCATCCTACGTTTTATCCCATTCCCTAGTATCACTCCCATCGCTACTATTCCTCTCCTTAGCCTTTGCCTCGATCACATTCTGGGCAGTGGGACTCGGCGGCGGTTTCCTCTTCTACCTCTCCATAATCTTCGCCTCCTTTTGGGCCGGAAGCTCATTCGTCACGTTCTTATCCGGCGTCGTCCCCCACGTCATGCTGGGATACACCATCGTGGTGGCCATCTTAGCATACTTCCTCCTCTTCAGCGGCTTCTTCATCAACCGAGACCGTATCCCGCCATACTGGATATGGTTCCACTACTTGTCGCTGGTGAAATACCCCTACGAGGGCGTGCTGCAAAACGAGTTCGGGGACGACAAGGTAAAGTGCTTCGTGCGTGGGATCCAGATATTCGACGGCACGCCTCTGGGGACGTTGCCGGATTCTTTGAAAGTGAAGCTTTTGGATAGCCTGAGCGGCACGCTGAAGATGAAGATCAGCACGGGGACGTGCTTCACCACGGGGGCAGACATATTGCAGCAGCAAGGGGTGAATGATCTTAGCAAATGGGATTGTTTGTGGGTCACTGTGGCTTGGGGTTTCTTTTTTAGGGTTTTGTTCTACTTCTCCTTGTTGGTTGGGAGTAAGAACAAGAGAAGGTGA
- the LOC140880156 gene encoding uncharacterized protein isoform X2: MGGEPMTFRDVFLYSQALEGISICMILEAPNEDEVPLLLDLFGLCLTGGKEVHNAIVSSIQDLAKVFSTYEDEVLVKREELLQFAEGAITGLKANADIGRIDAEVSTLKKQLDELKSSRRHVGDGHETNFKVDVSLTIEGLKGALAHIRACSRLEGLLLKKKALKYGDTSEIHSQKVDKLKVLSESLSSSSVKSEKRIADHRIQKEEALKFRVSKASEVSELEKELAAEISGLEKQRNELEAELKKVNISLSAAQARFSNVMEERDKFFEANDQIVAHLKTKEDELSRSINSCQAEVSVLVTWINFLEDAWSLQRSYTESEEKDTNSELERHEDYFTNLVTQLLSSYEKELRHPIDRIGKYVENLKTLTRGSTLTPDTEMDGSKMLNPRRNLEEEYLDFEARIITTFSVADNMRKQFYAQQGKISSKENPKVKELFDNIEKLRQEFESIERPNLEIENPTKESDASPRDKSIENVAQPTDQTAEAPGAEGQKPSVKPEHVLDPEAELAKLESEFGKVHHDYSTEEIGEWEFDELERELRSGDPSGK, translated from the exons ATGGGGGGTGAGCCGATGACTTTTCGTGATGTCTTTCTCTACAGCCAGGCTTTAGAGGGAATATCCATTTGTATG ATTCTTGAAGCACCGAATGAAGACGAAGTTCCTTTGCTCCTTGACTTGTTTGG TTTATGTCTCACGGGAGGGAAAGAAGTGCATAACGCAATAGTGAGCAGCATTCAAGATCTTGCAAAAGTTTTTTCCACCTATGAAGATGAAGTATTG GTGAAGAGGGAGGAATTGCTCCAGTTTGCTGAAGGGGCCATAACAGGGTTGAAAGCCAATGCTGACATTGGAAG AATTGATGCGGAAGTTTCCACCTTGAAGAAACAACTTGATGAACTAAAATCATCACGTAGGCATGTTGGTGATGGTCATGAAACAAACTTTAAAGTGGACGTTTCTCTGACAATAGAG GGTCTAAAAGGGGCACTTGCACATATCAGAGCTTGTTCCCGATTGGAAGGGCTCCTACTGAAAAAGAAGGCTCTTAAATATGGAGATACATCTGAAATTCATTCTCAGAAG GTTGATAAATTGAAAGTCTTATCGGAATCTCTTTCCAGCTCCTCGGTGAAATCTGAGAAGCGCATAGCTGATCACAG AATTCAGAAAGAAGAGGCGCTAAAATTCCGTGTGAGCAAAGCTAGTGAAGTTAGTGAGTTAGAAAAG GAACTTGCAGCCGAGATATCTGGTCTTGAGAAACAGAGAAATGAACTTGAAGCTGAATTGAAAAAG GTTAATATCTCCTTATCTGCTGCTCAAGCTCGTTTTAGCAATGTAATGGAAGAGAGGGATAAATTCTTCGAAGCCAATGATCAGATTGTTGCTCATCTAAAAACTAAG GAAGATGAGCTATCAAGATCCATCAACTCATGTCAAGCAGAAGTAAGTGTTCTTGTTACTTGGATCAACTTTTTGGAGGATGCTTGGTCTCTTCAGCGTTCATATACCGAGTCCGAGGAGAAGGATACCAA TTCTGAACTGGAGAGACATGAAGATTACTTTACGAACTTGGTTACACAGCTGCTCTCTTCTTATGAG AAAGAGTTGAGACATCCTATTGATCGCATTGGGAAATATGTAGAGAATTTGAAGACCTTAACTCGAGG GTCAACATTAACTCCTGATACAGAAATGGACGGTTCCAAAATGTTGAATCCAAGGAGAAATCTGGAGGAGGAATACCTTGATTTTGAAGCTAGG ATCATAACTACTTTTAGCGTAGCGGACAACATGAGAAAGCAGTTCTATGCTCAACAAGGAAAAATCTCCAG TAAAGAAAATCCAAAGGTTAAAGAGCTATTCGACAATATTGAGAAGCTAAGACAGGAATTCGAGTCCATTGAGAGACCTAATTTAGAAATCGAGAACCCCACTAAAGAGTCAGATGCATCTCCTCGTGATAAGTCGATAGAAAATGTTGCACAACCCACAGACCAAACTGCAGAGGCACCTGGAGCTGAGGGCCAAAAGCCTTCTGTGAAGCCAGAGCATGTGCTTGACCCCGAGGCAGAATTGGCGAAGCTGGAGTCAGAATTTGGCAAGGTTCATCATGATTACTCGACAGAAGAAATTGGTGAGTGGGAATTCGATGAGCTGGAGAGGGAGTTGAGATCTGGGGACCCGTCTGGCAAATAG
- the LOC140880156 gene encoding uncharacterized protein isoform X1 — translation MSWLRSAVNKAVEVGNKNNLTRTVRSYADSVVHHAGQAVAEGAKLIQDRIGGRNFRSFKQAVKRLEEASVSCRGAERPQLMRRWLAILKEIDSKSGTSSEDNEKINEPNQHSEESKESPRRQSMVLYYDSDMGGEPMTFRDVFLYSQALEGISICMILEAPNEDEVPLLLDLFGLCLTGGKEVHNAIVSSIQDLAKVFSTYEDEVLVKREELLQFAEGAITGLKANADIGRIDAEVSTLKKQLDELKSSRRHVGDGHETNFKVDVSLTIEGLKGALAHIRACSRLEGLLLKKKALKYGDTSEIHSQKVDKLKVLSESLSSSSVKSEKRIADHRIQKEEALKFRVSKASEVSELEKELAAEISGLEKQRNELEAELKKVNISLSAAQARFSNVMEERDKFFEANDQIVAHLKTKEDELSRSINSCQAEVSVLVTWINFLEDAWSLQRSYTESEEKDTNSELERHEDYFTNLVTQLLSSYEKELRHPIDRIGKYVENLKTLTRGSTLTPDTEMDGSKMLNPRRNLEEEYLDFEARIITTFSVADNMRKQFYAQQGKISSKENPKVKELFDNIEKLRQEFESIERPNLEIENPTKESDASPRDKSIENVAQPTDQTAEAPGAEGQKPSVKPEHVLDPEAELAKLESEFGKVHHDYSTEEIGEWEFDELERELRSGDPSGK, via the exons ATGTCGTGGCTGCGATCGGCGGTGAACAAGGCGGTGGAGGTTGGCAACAAGAACAACCTTACTCGCACAGTAAGAAGCTATGCGGATTCTGTCGTTCATCATGCCGGTCAAGCTGTTGCCGAGGGTGCCAAACTCATCCAAGATCgcatt GGTGGTCGGAATTTCAGAAGCTTCAAACAGGCAGTGAAAAGGTTAGAAGAGGCCTCTGTTTCTTGTAGAGGAGCTGAGAGGCCTCAATTGATGAGGAGATGGCTAGCTATACTTAAAGAAATTGATAGCAAGTCTGGGACATCATCTGAAGACAATGAAAAGATCAACGAGCCTAATCAACATTCTGAAGAGTCAAAGGAGAGTCCAAGAAGACAGTCGATG GTATTGTATTATGATTCAGATATGGGGGGTGAGCCGATGACTTTTCGTGATGTCTTTCTCTACAGCCAGGCTTTAGAGGGAATATCCATTTGTATG ATTCTTGAAGCACCGAATGAAGACGAAGTTCCTTTGCTCCTTGACTTGTTTGG TTTATGTCTCACGGGAGGGAAAGAAGTGCATAACGCAATAGTGAGCAGCATTCAAGATCTTGCAAAAGTTTTTTCCACCTATGAAGATGAAGTATTG GTGAAGAGGGAGGAATTGCTCCAGTTTGCTGAAGGGGCCATAACAGGGTTGAAAGCCAATGCTGACATTGGAAG AATTGATGCGGAAGTTTCCACCTTGAAGAAACAACTTGATGAACTAAAATCATCACGTAGGCATGTTGGTGATGGTCATGAAACAAACTTTAAAGTGGACGTTTCTCTGACAATAGAG GGTCTAAAAGGGGCACTTGCACATATCAGAGCTTGTTCCCGATTGGAAGGGCTCCTACTGAAAAAGAAGGCTCTTAAATATGGAGATACATCTGAAATTCATTCTCAGAAG GTTGATAAATTGAAAGTCTTATCGGAATCTCTTTCCAGCTCCTCGGTGAAATCTGAGAAGCGCATAGCTGATCACAG AATTCAGAAAGAAGAGGCGCTAAAATTCCGTGTGAGCAAAGCTAGTGAAGTTAGTGAGTTAGAAAAG GAACTTGCAGCCGAGATATCTGGTCTTGAGAAACAGAGAAATGAACTTGAAGCTGAATTGAAAAAG GTTAATATCTCCTTATCTGCTGCTCAAGCTCGTTTTAGCAATGTAATGGAAGAGAGGGATAAATTCTTCGAAGCCAATGATCAGATTGTTGCTCATCTAAAAACTAAG GAAGATGAGCTATCAAGATCCATCAACTCATGTCAAGCAGAAGTAAGTGTTCTTGTTACTTGGATCAACTTTTTGGAGGATGCTTGGTCTCTTCAGCGTTCATATACCGAGTCCGAGGAGAAGGATACCAA TTCTGAACTGGAGAGACATGAAGATTACTTTACGAACTTGGTTACACAGCTGCTCTCTTCTTATGAG AAAGAGTTGAGACATCCTATTGATCGCATTGGGAAATATGTAGAGAATTTGAAGACCTTAACTCGAGG GTCAACATTAACTCCTGATACAGAAATGGACGGTTCCAAAATGTTGAATCCAAGGAGAAATCTGGAGGAGGAATACCTTGATTTTGAAGCTAGG ATCATAACTACTTTTAGCGTAGCGGACAACATGAGAAAGCAGTTCTATGCTCAACAAGGAAAAATCTCCAG TAAAGAAAATCCAAAGGTTAAAGAGCTATTCGACAATATTGAGAAGCTAAGACAGGAATTCGAGTCCATTGAGAGACCTAATTTAGAAATCGAGAACCCCACTAAAGAGTCAGATGCATCTCCTCGTGATAAGTCGATAGAAAATGTTGCACAACCCACAGACCAAACTGCAGAGGCACCTGGAGCTGAGGGCCAAAAGCCTTCTGTGAAGCCAGAGCATGTGCTTGACCCCGAGGCAGAATTGGCGAAGCTGGAGTCAGAATTTGGCAAGGTTCATCATGATTACTCGACAGAAGAAATTGGTGAGTGGGAATTCGATGAGCTGGAGAGGGAGTTGAGATCTGGGGACCCGTCTGGCAAATAG